Proteins found in one Sphingomonas sp. SORGH_AS_0879 genomic segment:
- a CDS encoding cellulosome protein, with protein sequence MSSPLRLLFATLLGSTAIAASAQERLTVDLASDTGAFHGGASGTLYGLYDARLPHPNLVEGIGLRTVSTKAQDGPQHPGADALEVSTLLTDASGGDTYIYMTDINREFPYNWKTGDCAQSVAHYIEQLRAQVRQVKGMAKRYRDRIVFVPYNEPDGNMFADGPKSCNGVKWQKDPTAFNDAWDRAVRMIRQELPGARIAGPNTSILFPEVEGFLRHAIAADTMPDVVTWHELSNPAAVRTSVRKYREWEDRLFAGTKWQGRHLPININEYAYNYHTSVPGQMVQWVAAIEDSKVDADIAYWNIDGNLSDSAVQANRGNGQWWLLNAYATMSGHTLAVTPPHPDQSYTLQGVATLDPRRRQMRLLFGGKSGDATIALARVPAAFGPEVRVRVREIGWTGQLGDSAPPVTMVERVLPVKDGQIALTFGQDNLPPLREEAAYELLLTPAEGTQAPAVALPWRQDYEAEKATRRGQGLAVRGPEGSPDHVDRFHTSGGYSVEGFKTGADAALDFAVEVPRTGRYDLRVLASTFNKDPLVTDQGATNVFLRIDGQKTGETELFLPLGYKPSVLDHVDTVVTLTRGKHVLTLATRSLGGTRATRGNALVDRITLTAADPAAATVRYDVRDAMVAGDTATFWVYGAQDEVAKLTADASGAVQIRVNDRPLTGGEAFLLGGINKVEVTGAARLRGLDVTRDTAPDAPRRYEAEAAQVAGTARIGAASLASGGRAVFDIGGAPGNRNTLTFPNVVADKAGSYALTVRFSNDEQSKATHYNPDPLARIARISINGAKPILATFPNSFHANNWWEMTVPVTLRAGTNSIRIAGEEQPDWDGRTYASKTWPGVLLRSRFAPNIDRITVSPMP encoded by the coding sequence ATGTCCTCGCCCCTTCGCCTGTTGTTCGCCACGCTGCTCGGTTCCACCGCCATCGCCGCCTCCGCACAGGAGCGGCTGACCGTCGATCTGGCCAGCGATACGGGCGCGTTCCATGGCGGCGCGTCGGGGACGCTCTATGGCCTGTACGATGCGCGGCTGCCGCATCCCAATCTGGTCGAGGGGATCGGGCTTCGCACCGTCTCGACCAAGGCGCAGGACGGGCCGCAGCATCCCGGCGCCGACGCGCTGGAGGTCTCGACCCTGCTGACCGATGCGTCGGGCGGCGACACCTATATCTACATGACCGATATCAACCGCGAATTCCCGTACAACTGGAAGACCGGCGACTGCGCGCAATCGGTCGCGCACTACATCGAGCAGTTGCGCGCCCAGGTCCGCCAGGTGAAGGGCATGGCCAAGCGCTATCGCGACCGGATCGTCTTCGTCCCCTATAACGAGCCCGACGGCAACATGTTCGCCGACGGTCCCAAGAGCTGCAACGGCGTGAAGTGGCAGAAGGACCCGACCGCCTTCAACGACGCCTGGGACCGGGCGGTGCGGATGATCCGCCAGGAACTGCCCGGCGCGCGGATCGCGGGGCCGAACACCAGCATCCTGTTTCCGGAGGTCGAAGGCTTTCTGCGCCACGCCATCGCGGCGGACACCATGCCCGACGTGGTGACCTGGCACGAACTCAGCAACCCGGCGGCGGTGCGGACCAGCGTGCGCAAGTATCGCGAGTGGGAGGATCGGCTGTTCGCTGGCACCAAATGGCAGGGCCGCCACCTGCCCATCAACATCAACGAATATGCCTATAACTACCACACTTCGGTCCCCGGCCAGATGGTGCAGTGGGTGGCGGCGATCGAGGATTCCAAGGTCGATGCCGACATCGCCTATTGGAATATCGACGGGAATCTCAGCGACTCCGCCGTGCAGGCCAATCGCGGCAACGGGCAATGGTGGCTGCTCAACGCCTATGCGACGATGAGCGGCCATACGCTGGCCGTCACCCCGCCGCATCCCGACCAGAGCTATACGCTGCAAGGAGTGGCGACGCTCGACCCCAGGCGGCGGCAGATGCGCCTGTTGTTCGGCGGCAAGAGCGGCGACGCGACGATCGCGCTCGCCCGCGTTCCCGCCGCGTTCGGCCCCGAGGTCCGGGTGCGCGTGCGCGAGATCGGCTGGACCGGACAGTTGGGCGATTCCGCTCCGCCGGTCACGATGGTGGAGCGGGTATTGCCGGTGAAGGACGGCCAGATCGCGCTGACCTTCGGCCAGGACAATCTGCCCCCGCTGCGCGAAGAAGCGGCCTATGAGCTGCTGCTCACCCCGGCGGAAGGGACGCAGGCCCCCGCCGTCGCCCTGCCCTGGCGACAGGATTACGAAGCGGAGAAGGCGACGCGGCGGGGCCAGGGCCTGGCGGTACGCGGACCGGAGGGCTCGCCGGATCATGTCGACCGCTTCCACACCTCGGGCGGCTATTCGGTCGAGGGGTTCAAGACCGGCGCCGACGCCGCGCTCGACTTCGCGGTCGAGGTTCCGCGCACCGGGCGGTACGATTTGCGCGTGCTCGCGAGCACCTTCAACAAGGACCCGCTCGTCACCGATCAGGGGGCGACCAACGTCTTCCTGCGGATCGACGGGCAGAAGACGGGCGAGACCGAGCTGTTCCTGCCGCTGGGCTACAAGCCCTCGGTGCTCGACCATGTCGATACGGTGGTCACCCTGACGCGCGGCAAACATGTCCTGACACTGGCGACGCGTAGCCTGGGCGGCACGCGCGCCACGCGGGGCAACGCACTGGTCGACCGCATCACCCTGACCGCCGCCGATCCCGCCGCCGCCACGGTCCGCTACGATGTACGCGACGCGATGGTGGCCGGCGATACCGCGACCTTCTGGGTTTACGGCGCGCAGGACGAAGTGGCGAAACTCACCGCTGACGCCAGCGGCGCCGTGCAGATCCGCGTCAACGACCGGCCTCTGACCGGGGGCGAGGCGTTCCTGCTCGGCGGGATCAACAAGGTCGAAGTGACCGGCGCGGCACGTCTGCGCGGCCTGGACGTCACCCGCGACACCGCCCCCGACGCCCCCCGTCGCTATGAGGCGGAGGCCGCGCAAGTCGCCGGAACCGCACGGATCGGCGCGGCATCGCTGGCCAGCGGTGGACGTGCGGTGTTCGACATCGGCGGCGCGCCGGGCAACCGCAACACCCTGACCTTCCCCAATGTCGTCGCCGACAAGGCGGGCAGCTATGCACTGACCGTCCGATTCTCCAATGACGAACAGTCCAAGGCGACGCATTACAATCCCGACCCGCTCGCCCGGATCGCGCGCATCTCGATCAACGGGGCCAAACCGATCCTGGCGACCTTCCCCAACAGCTTCCACGCCAACAACTGGTGGGAGATGACGGTGCCCGTCACCCTGCGCGCCGGGACCAACAGCATCCGCATCGCGGGCGAGGAACAGCCCGATTGGGACGGCCGCACCTATGCGTCCAAGACCTGGCCCGGCGTCCTGCTCCGATCGCGCTTCGCGCCGAATATCGACCGGATCACTGTCTCGCCCATGCCCTGA
- a CDS encoding beta-L-arabinofuranosidase domain-containing protein: protein MRPCCHAPSRRDVLATASIGALATGWGAVMPAVAWAQAKAISAAPATMVQPFDMADVTLADSPFLHAQKMTEAYLMRLQPDRLLANFRTNAGLKPKAPVYGGWESEPMWDEINCHGHTLGHYLSACALAYRATKDKRYRQRIDYIANELAACQKAAGTGLVCAFPKGPALVAAHLRGEPITGVPWYTLHKVYAGLRDSVLLADSAPSRAVLIRLADWGVVATRPLSDEQFEAMLQTEYGGMNEVYADLYFMTGNEDYRALSRRFSQKAVMNPLVKGQDHLDGMHANTQIPKIIGFQRVFEATGDDQYRNAAAFFWRTVAHTRAFATGGHGDGEHFFAMADFDKHVFSAKGSETCCQHNMLKLTRALFLHDPRAEYADYYERTLYNGILASQDPDSGMATYFQGARPGYMKLYHTPEDSFWCCTGTGMENHVKYRDSIYFHDDRALYVNLFIPSSVTWADKGAVLTQATRFPEAGNTEFRWKLRQPTELTLKLRHPKWSRAATLLVNGAEVQRSDKPGSYAEVTRTWKSGDTVEWRMVMEPGVESAPAAPDIVAFTYGPLVLAGALGREGLAPGADIIVNERKYGEYNDTPFQAPTLSGEPEQLTKTITATGKPLEFTIPAADGQPVRLIPYHRIAHERYATYWKLA, encoded by the coding sequence ATGCGCCCATGCTGCCATGCCCCGTCGCGTCGCGACGTCCTTGCGACTGCCAGCATCGGCGCGCTGGCGACTGGATGGGGGGCGGTGATGCCCGCCGTCGCCTGGGCGCAGGCCAAGGCGATCAGCGCCGCACCCGCCACGATGGTCCAGCCCTTCGACATGGCCGATGTGACGCTGGCGGACAGTCCCTTCCTCCATGCGCAGAAGATGACCGAGGCGTATCTGATGCGCCTGCAACCCGATCGGCTGCTCGCCAATTTCCGCACCAATGCCGGTCTGAAGCCCAAGGCGCCCGTCTATGGCGGCTGGGAATCGGAGCCGATGTGGGACGAGATCAACTGCCATGGCCATACGCTGGGCCATTATCTGTCCGCCTGCGCGCTGGCTTACCGCGCGACCAAGGACAAGCGCTATCGCCAGCGGATCGACTATATCGCGAATGAACTGGCCGCGTGCCAGAAGGCGGCGGGTACCGGCCTGGTCTGCGCCTTCCCCAAGGGCCCCGCGCTGGTCGCCGCGCATCTGCGGGGTGAGCCGATCACCGGTGTGCCCTGGTATACGCTGCACAAGGTCTATGCGGGGCTCCGCGACTCGGTACTGCTGGCGGATAGCGCGCCGTCGCGCGCGGTGCTGATCCGGCTGGCCGATTGGGGCGTGGTGGCGACTCGGCCGCTGTCGGACGAACAGTTCGAGGCGATGCTGCAAACCGAATATGGCGGCATGAACGAGGTCTATGCCGACCTGTATTTCATGACCGGCAACGAGGATTATCGGGCGCTGTCCCGGCGTTTCTCGCAAAAGGCGGTGATGAACCCGCTGGTCAAGGGGCAGGATCATCTCGACGGGATGCACGCCAACACGCAAATCCCCAAGATCATCGGTTTCCAGCGTGTGTTCGAGGCGACCGGCGACGACCAGTATCGGAATGCGGCGGCGTTCTTCTGGCGGACGGTGGCGCATACCCGCGCCTTCGCGACCGGCGGCCATGGCGATGGCGAGCATTTCTTCGCCATGGCCGATTTCGACAAGCATGTGTTCTCGGCCAAGGGCTCGGAAACCTGCTGCCAGCACAACATGCTGAAGCTGACCCGCGCCTTGTTCCTGCACGATCCGCGCGCCGAATATGCCGATTATTACGAACGCACGCTCTACAACGGCATCCTCGCCTCGCAGGACCCGGATTCGGGGATGGCGACCTATTTCCAGGGCGCGCGGCCGGGGTACATGAAGCTCTATCACACCCCCGAAGACAGTTTCTGGTGCTGCACCGGCACGGGGATGGAAAATCATGTGAAGTATCGCGACTCGATCTACTTCCATGACGATCGCGCGCTCTATGTGAACCTGTTCATCCCCTCCAGCGTGACCTGGGCCGACAAGGGCGCTGTGCTGACCCAGGCGACCCGTTTTCCGGAGGCGGGGAACACCGAGTTCCGCTGGAAGCTGCGCCAGCCGACCGAGCTGACGCTGAAACTGCGCCACCCGAAATGGAGCCGGGCCGCGACCCTGCTGGTCAACGGGGCCGAGGTCCAGCGCTCGGACAAACCGGGCAGCTATGCCGAGGTGACCCGGACGTGGAAGAGCGGCGACACGGTCGAATGGCGGATGGTCATGGAACCCGGTGTCGAAAGCGCCCCGGCCGCGCCGGACATCGTCGCCTTCACCTATGGCCCGCTGGTGCTGGCGGGCGCGCTGGGCCGTGAAGGGCTGGCGCCGGGCGCGGACATCATCGTCAACGAGCGCAAATATGGCGAATATAACGACACGCCCTTCCAGGCGCCGACCCTGTCGGGTGAGCCAGAGCAACTGACGAAGACGATCACGGCGACGGGCAAGCCATTGGAGTTCACCATCCCGGCGGCGGACGGACAGCCGGTGCGGCTGATCCCGTACCACCGGATCGCGCATGAACGCTATGCGACCTATTGGAAGCTCGCCTGA
- a CDS encoding substrate-binding domain-containing protein: MDIRELAHHLGLSIGTVSRALNDRKDVSPATRQRVVEAARAFGYIPNQSGRTLRSGRTGTVGFMLTLEHDSAIHGDPFFMALLEGLQNGLGEHDLDLVVLLARKGEDGLTFLRRHVSRRTVDGWVLSGTQHDDPRIAFLLDQAIPFVALGRTDTARDYAWIDLDFEGVVSEAMALLIGAGHRRIGLVAPPATINNSHIVVQRYRDALAQAGIGFDPALVHHGETDESDGEATARELMALADRPTALLLMGETAPVGAYRALRRLGLEPGRDVAVIGLRDNPACRALSPDLTCFSLELGDLGLALAQALVAMLPEHRGVDDPPVRMLWKMALRLGQSHLTRGQAPIPIA; this comes from the coding sequence ATGGACATACGCGAGCTCGCCCATCATCTCGGCCTGTCGATCGGCACGGTGTCGCGCGCATTGAACGACCGCAAGGACGTCAGCCCCGCGACGCGGCAGCGGGTGGTCGAGGCCGCGCGGGCCTTCGGCTATATCCCCAACCAGTCGGGCCGGACGTTGCGCAGCGGGCGGACGGGGACGGTCGGTTTCATGCTGACGCTGGAGCATGACAGCGCGATTCACGGCGACCCGTTCTTCATGGCGCTGCTGGAGGGGTTGCAGAACGGGCTGGGCGAACATGACCTCGATCTGGTCGTGCTGCTGGCGCGCAAGGGGGAGGACGGGCTGACCTTCCTGCGGCGGCATGTGTCGCGTCGCACGGTCGATGGCTGGGTGCTGTCGGGAACGCAGCATGACGATCCCCGGATCGCCTTCCTGCTGGACCAGGCCATCCCCTTCGTCGCGCTGGGGCGGACCGACACCGCGCGCGATTACGCCTGGATCGACCTGGATTTCGAAGGGGTGGTGAGCGAGGCGATGGCGCTGCTGATCGGGGCGGGGCATCGCCGCATCGGGCTGGTCGCGCCGCCCGCGACGATCAACAACAGCCATATCGTCGTGCAGCGCTATCGCGACGCGCTGGCGCAGGCGGGGATCGGCTTCGACCCCGCGCTGGTCCATCATGGCGAGACGGATGAGAGCGACGGCGAAGCGACCGCCAGAGAGTTGATGGCGCTCGCCGACCGCCCGACCGCACTGCTGCTGATGGGCGAGACCGCGCCGGTCGGGGCGTATCGCGCGTTGCGTCGGCTGGGGCTGGAGCCGGGGCGCGACGTGGCGGTGATCGGTCTGCGCGACAATCCCGCCTGCCGCGCGCTGTCGCCGGACCTGACCTGCTTCTCGCTGGAACTGGGCGATCTGGGCCTGGCGCTGGCCCAGGCGCTGGTCGCGATGCTGCCGGAACATCGGGGCGTCGATGACCCGCCCGTCCGGATGCTGTGGAAGATGGCACTCCGCCTGGGGCAAAGCCACCTGACGCGTGGCCAAGCGCCGATCCCGATAGCCTGA
- a CDS encoding DNA-packaging protein, producing MAREDAATRLATLAMLEPAAREQALAALTPAQKRELVERWELWAHDGQVAPPGDWRVWLIRAGRGFGKTRAGAEWVSALARENPGARIALMGATLRDVERVMVRGESGLLAVARKGETPKWIGSLGQVHFASGAIGFAYSAAAPEALRGPQHHAAWCDELGKWKGEAGWDNLMMTLRLGDFPRVLVTTTPRATPLMRKVMALPDCVETIGRTSDNAHLPDSFQEAMLAQYGDTRLGRQELDGEMVDDREGALWTRALLDRQRAKTVPALDRVVVGVDPPATSSGDACGIVAVGLGRDGHGYVLEDASEAGLSPEGWAARVAGCARRNRADRVVAERNQGGDMVESVLRLADPTLPVHLVYASIGKAARAEPVSFLYAQGRVWHSRGFPALEDELCGLGVAGAYEGPGRSPDRADALVWALTELMLSGRGPPGIRNL from the coding sequence ATGGCGAGGGAGGATGCGGCGACGCGGCTCGCCACGCTGGCGATGCTGGAACCGGCGGCGCGCGAACAGGCGCTGGCCGCTTTGACCCCGGCGCAGAAGCGCGAGCTGGTCGAGCGATGGGAATTATGGGCGCATGACGGACAGGTCGCGCCGCCGGGCGACTGGCGCGTGTGGCTGATCCGGGCGGGGCGCGGGTTCGGCAAGACCCGCGCCGGAGCGGAATGGGTGAGCGCGCTGGCCCGCGAGAATCCGGGGGCGCGGATCGCACTGATGGGCGCGACCCTGCGCGATGTCGAGCGGGTGATGGTGCGCGGCGAGAGCGGGCTGCTGGCGGTGGCGCGCAAAGGGGAGACGCCCAAATGGATCGGCAGTCTGGGGCAGGTGCATTTCGCGTCGGGTGCGATCGGCTTCGCCTATTCGGCGGCGGCGCCCGAGGCGTTGCGAGGCCCGCAGCATCATGCCGCCTGGTGCGACGAATTGGGCAAGTGGAAGGGGGAGGCCGGGTGGGACAATCTGATGATGACGCTCCGGCTGGGGGACTTCCCCCGCGTGCTGGTCACGACCACGCCGCGCGCGACGCCCTTGATGCGCAAGGTCATGGCGCTGCCCGATTGCGTCGAGACGATCGGACGGACCAGCGACAATGCGCATCTGCCCGACAGCTTCCAGGAGGCGATGCTGGCGCAATATGGCGACACGCGGCTGGGGCGGCAGGAACTGGACGGCGAGATGGTCGACGACCGCGAGGGGGCCTTGTGGACCCGCGCGCTGCTCGACCGGCAGCGGGCCAAGACGGTGCCCGCGCTCGACCGGGTGGTGGTCGGCGTCGATCCGCCCGCGACCAGCAGCGGCGATGCCTGCGGGATCGTCGCGGTCGGCCTGGGGCGCGACGGCCATGGCTATGTGCTGGAGGATGCCAGCGAGGCGGGGCTGTCGCCCGAGGGCTGGGCGGCGCGGGTGGCGGGGTGTGCCAGGCGCAACCGCGCGGACCGGGTGGTGGCCGAGCGCAACCAGGGCGGCGACATGGTGGAAAGCGTGCTGCGGCTCGCCGATCCGACCCTGCCGGTGCATCTGGTCTATGCCTCGATCGGCAAGGCGGCGCGGGCGGAGCCGGTGTCGTTCCTCTATGCACAAGGGCGGGTGTGGCATTCGCGCGGCTTCCCGGCGCTGGAGGACGAACTGTGCGGGCTGGGCGTGGCGGGGGCCTATGAGGGGCCGGGCCGTTCGCCCGACCGGGCGGATGCCTTGGTCTGGGCGCTGACCGAACTGATGCTGTCGGGGCGGGGGCCGCCGGGGATACGGAATTTGTGA
- a CDS encoding glycoside hydrolase family 31 protein has product MDTLVLETRAIGWAYDGNWLRIEAHGPDGLRLRASSFPDRGARAGALLDAPRDTTPSAPVVTRDGGTARITHGRITAEVDLQGRVRFLNARGEVLLEEKWRQRDTISQYWTVGTKEVRTISALGLSGREFKSLPGDEARITVRFEAKPGERLYGMGQYQQPNLDLAGCTLELAQRNSQASVPFVVSSHGYGLLWNIPAVGEVHFAANGATWTARAAREVDYWITAADAPAEILRNYAAVTGTVPMMPDYALGLWQSKLRYRTQDELLAVARDYHARGIPLAVIVADFFHWPVQGDWRFDEREWPDPAAMTAELKAMGTELLVSVWPTVDHRSENYATMAEKGYLVRAMRGLDVQQEFLGNTRFIDVTHPGARDFLWQTTKRNYRDKGVALFWLDEAEPEYSAYDFDNYRYHAGSVLEVGNAYPLHYAQAFHDGLRAEGETEIVSLVRCAWAGSQRYGALVWSGDIHSSFEAMRNQLSAGLNMAMAGIPWWTTDIGGFHGGNVGDPAFHELMIRWFQWAVFTPILRMHGHRDPITPPAEPFRDGVAQCDTGAGNELWSFGEPVFAILRDYAALRERLRPYVASLMRAAHESGDPLMRPIFYDYPDDPRAWAVDDQYMFGPDILVAPVTAAGVTERSVYLPHGLWRDAWTGERIEGGVDIACTAPVERIPVFLRDGAGVADAFDARN; this is encoded by the coding sequence TTGGACACGCTCGTTCTGGAGACTCGTGCCATCGGCTGGGCCTATGACGGCAACTGGCTGCGCATCGAGGCACATGGCCCCGATGGCCTGAGGCTGCGGGCATCGTCCTTTCCCGATCGGGGTGCGCGGGCCGGCGCACTGCTCGACGCCCCCAGGGATACGACGCCGTCCGCGCCGGTCGTCACTCGCGATGGCGGCACCGCCCGCATCACCCATGGCCGCATCACCGCCGAAGTCGATCTTCAGGGCCGTGTCCGCTTCCTGAATGCACGGGGCGAGGTGCTGCTGGAGGAAAAGTGGCGGCAGCGCGACACGATCAGCCAATATTGGACGGTCGGCACAAAGGAGGTCCGCACGATCAGCGCGCTCGGCCTGTCGGGGCGCGAGTTCAAATCGCTGCCCGGCGACGAGGCGCGGATCACCGTCCGGTTCGAGGCGAAGCCGGGCGAGCGGCTGTACGGCATGGGCCAGTACCAGCAGCCCAATCTGGATCTGGCGGGCTGCACCCTGGAACTGGCGCAGCGCAATTCGCAGGCGAGCGTGCCCTTCGTCGTGTCGAGCCATGGCTATGGCCTGTTGTGGAACATCCCCGCCGTGGGCGAGGTGCATTTCGCCGCCAATGGCGCGACTTGGACCGCGCGGGCGGCGCGCGAGGTGGATTACTGGATCACCGCCGCCGACGCTCCGGCCGAGATCCTGCGCAACTATGCCGCCGTCACCGGCACCGTGCCGATGATGCCCGACTATGCGCTGGGCCTGTGGCAGAGCAAGCTGCGCTACCGCACGCAGGACGAATTGCTGGCGGTCGCGCGCGACTATCATGCGCGCGGCATTCCGCTGGCGGTGATCGTCGCCGACTTCTTCCACTGGCCGGTGCAGGGCGACTGGCGCTTCGACGAGCGCGAATGGCCCGATCCCGCCGCGATGACCGCCGAGTTGAAGGCGATGGGGACCGAGTTGCTCGTCTCGGTCTGGCCAACGGTCGATCACCGTTCGGAAAACTATGCCACGATGGCGGAGAAGGGCTATCTGGTGCGCGCGATGCGCGGGCTCGACGTGCAGCAGGAATTCCTCGGCAATACCCGTTTCATCGACGTGACCCATCCCGGCGCGCGCGATTTCCTGTGGCAGACCACGAAGCGCAACTACCGCGACAAGGGCGTCGCGCTGTTCTGGCTGGACGAGGCCGAGCCCGAATACAGCGCCTATGATTTCGACAATTACCGTTATCATGCGGGCAGTGTGCTAGAGGTCGGCAACGCCTATCCGCTCCATTACGCCCAGGCTTTTCACGACGGGCTCCGCGCCGAGGGCGAGACGGAGATCGTCAGCCTGGTCCGCTGCGCCTGGGCGGGCAGCCAGCGTTACGGCGCGCTGGTCTGGTCGGGGGACATCCATTCCTCGTTCGAGGCGATGCGCAACCAGCTGAGCGCCGGGCTCAACATGGCAATGGCGGGGATTCCCTGGTGGACCACCGATATCGGCGGCTTCCATGGCGGCAATGTCGGGGATCCCGCCTTCCACGAGCTGATGATCCGCTGGTTCCAATGGGCGGTGTTCACGCCGATCCTGCGGATGCACGGTCACCGCGATCCGATCACCCCGCCCGCCGAGCCGTTCCGCGACGGCGTCGCCCAGTGCGACACGGGCGCGGGCAACGAGCTATGGAGCTTCGGCGAGCCGGTGTTCGCGATCCTGCGCGACTATGCCGCCCTGCGCGAGCGGTTGCGACCCTATGTCGCGTCGCTGATGCGGGCGGCGCATGAGAGCGGCGATCCGCTGATGCGGCCGATATTCTATGACTATCCCGACGATCCGCGCGCCTGGGCGGTGGACGATCAATATATGTTCGGCCCCGACATTCTGGTCGCGCCGGTGACCGCGGCGGGCGTGACGGAACGGAGCGTCTATCTGCCCCACGGCCTCTGGCGCGACGCCTGGACCGGTGAGCGGATCGAGGGCGGCGTCGACATCGCCTGCACCGCCCCGGTCGAGCGAATACCCGTCTTCCTGCGCGACGGTGCGGGTGTGGCGGATGCTTTCGACGCGCGGAACTGA
- a CDS encoding MFS transporter, translating into MAASIADHAIRAMEPQPTDGQAASIPFVEKLCYGLGDAGGTIVTGLIANFLTFYYTDVFGLAPGIVGILFLSLRIFDAVSDPLIGIMADRTSTRWGRFRPYLLWTAIPVGLACFLTFQSPDLGYDGKVAYAAVTYFLLAFSYSLNNVPYCALITRMTDSAREGVACQSVRFALVAIASFCVSVGLPIMVRQLGGTDIARGYRDGVAILSLAAVVMFLICFLFVRERVVAADSAEVPLKVAIATTLKNDQLRLTFVMTLLLIGIFNTKGGAALYFITYVLGGDTTYQALFFGIATAGGFMGSVIVPFFTRRFDVKTVYVWVNLILVAGHFAAFFVPGGYPMLWLVLVGLCCIVLGCTLPLHFTLIQLADQYGEWKLGMRSSGMSFAFNQFFVKLAWALAGVLISGVLVIVSYKAGAGNQTPLSLTGIRALSTIIPGLMHLALAATAARLILNRATIARMTAERPA; encoded by the coding sequence ATGGCAGCATCGATCGCCGACCACGCCATAAGGGCGATGGAACCGCAGCCGACCGACGGTCAGGCGGCGTCGATCCCGTTCGTCGAAAAGCTCTGCTACGGCCTCGGCGATGCGGGGGGCACGATCGTCACCGGGCTGATCGCCAATTTCCTGACCTTCTATTATACCGACGTCTTCGGCCTGGCGCCGGGGATCGTCGGCATCCTGTTCCTGTCGCTGCGCATCTTCGACGCGGTGTCCGATCCCCTGATCGGCATCATGGCCGACCGCACCTCGACCCGCTGGGGCCGGTTCCGCCCCTATCTGCTGTGGACCGCGATCCCCGTGGGCCTGGCCTGTTTCCTGACCTTCCAGTCCCCCGACCTCGGCTATGACGGCAAGGTCGCCTATGCGGCCGTCACCTATTTCCTGCTCGCCTTCTCCTACTCGCTCAACAACGTCCCCTATTGCGCGCTGATCACCCGCATGACCGACAGCGCGCGCGAGGGCGTGGCGTGCCAGTCGGTGCGTTTCGCGCTGGTCGCCATCGCCTCCTTCTGCGTTTCGGTCGGACTGCCGATCATGGTCCGCCAGTTGGGGGGCACCGACATCGCGCGCGGCTATCGCGACGGAGTGGCGATCCTCAGCCTGGCCGCCGTGGTGATGTTCCTGATCTGCTTCCTGTTCGTGCGTGAGCGGGTGGTCGCCGCCGACAGTGCCGAAGTACCGTTGAAGGTCGCCATCGCCACCACGTTGAAGAACGACCAGTTGCGCCTGACCTTCGTCATGACGCTGCTGCTGATCGGCATCTTCAATACCAAGGGCGGCGCGGCGCTCTATTTCATCACCTATGTGCTGGGCGGCGACACCACCTATCAGGCGCTGTTCTTCGGCATCGCGACGGCGGGCGGGTTCATGGGTTCGGTGATCGTGCCCTTCTTCACTCGGCGGTTCGACGTGAAGACCGTCTATGTCTGGGTGAACCTGATCCTGGTTGCGGGGCATTTCGCCGCCTTCTTCGTGCCGGGCGGCTATCCGATGCTCTGGCTGGTGCTGGTCGGCCTGTGCTGCATCGTGCTGGGCTGCACCCTGCCGCTGCACTTCACCCTGATCCAGTTGGCCGACCAATATGGCGAGTGGAAGCTGGGGATGCGCTCCTCGGGCATGAGCTTCGCCTTCAACCAGTTCTTCGTCAAACTCGCCTGGGCGCTGGCGGGGGTGTTGATCAGCGGCGTGCTGGTCATCGTGTCGTACAAGGCGGGGGCGGGCAACCAGACGCCACTGTCGCTGACCGGCATCCGCGCGCTGTCGACGATCATCCCCGGCCTGATGCACCTCGCACTCGCCGCAACCGCCGCCCGCCTGATCCTGAACCGCGCCACGATCGCGCGCATGACCGCCGAGCGCCCCGCATGA